In a genomic window of Mucilaginibacter sp. KACC 22063:
- a CDS encoding DUF5989 family protein yields MNTLIEFWIFLGKRKKYWMWPFLALIILLSLFLFVAQSTALSTFIYSLF; encoded by the coding sequence ATGAATACGCTGATCGAATTCTGGATATTTTTAGGAAAGCGGAAAAAATACTGGATGTGGCCTTTTCTGGCGTTGATAATCCTGCTCAGCCTGTTTTTGTTTGTTGCCCAAAGCACCGCATTGTCCACCTTTATCTACTCTCTTTTCTAA
- a CDS encoding SDR family oxidoreductase — protein MSKILVTGVTGVIGKGTIEHLLKKGVPASEIIGLARKKDGLDDLITKGVEVRIGDYLDYDSLLNAFKDVDKIMLTSAVAFSDRSTQHYNVITAARQAGVKHVVYMSIMRKEGSGRIMPGITDSDLFTEQVLKSSGLDYTILYHPPFTDLLYIYYGSGPHKNGIRVPAANGKMAPATRNELAEAHAEILSTPGHENKTYSLGGSEAISFADIANILAEIQGKPVPFTTITTGGYIDGLIAKGTPRHVAEFLTNWVVAIDEGEFEHRSGDLERLLGRRTVTFKEYIESNVNKQVKE, from the coding sequence ATGTCAAAAATATTAGTAACAGGAGTAACAGGTGTTATTGGAAAAGGTACAATTGAACATCTATTAAAAAAAGGAGTGCCTGCAAGCGAGATCATCGGATTAGCCCGAAAAAAGGATGGGCTTGATGACCTGATTACCAAAGGTGTTGAAGTCCGTATTGGTGATTACCTCGATTATGATTCTCTGCTTAATGCATTTAAAGACGTTGATAAAATAATGCTTACCAGCGCAGTTGCTTTTTCAGATCGGTCCACCCAACATTATAATGTAATTACTGCTGCCCGCCAGGCTGGTGTTAAGCATGTGGTTTATATGTCAATTATGCGAAAAGAAGGTTCGGGCCGTATTATGCCTGGGATTACAGACTCCGACTTGTTTACTGAACAAGTGCTGAAATCATCAGGACTTGATTATACCATCTTATATCACCCGCCCTTTACAGACTTGTTATATATTTATTATGGTTCGGGCCCGCATAAAAATGGCATAAGAGTCCCGGCGGCTAACGGTAAAATGGCACCAGCAACAAGAAATGAACTGGCTGAGGCCCATGCTGAAATACTTTCTACACCGGGACACGAGAATAAAACCTATTCCTTAGGTGGGAGTGAAGCTATTTCCTTTGCTGACATCGCTAATATTCTTGCAGAAATACAAGGAAAGCCTGTTCCATTTACTACTATCACAACCGGGGGATACATTGACGGTTTGATAGCAAAGGGAACGCCCCGCCATGTTGCAGAATTTCTAACAAATTGGGTAGTAGCAATTGACGAAGGTGAATTTGAACATCGATCAGGCGATTTAGAACGCTTATTAGGTAGAAGGACAGTAACTTTCAAAGAGTACATCGAATCAAACGTTAATAAACAGGTGAAAGAATAA
- a CDS encoding polysaccharide deacetylase family protein encodes MTDRRNFIKQTGLLSMAGIIGANQIASAEKPSKLYAPTRSKWADGSRLVVSATMLFEAGGQPDNAPSPFPPNMKPGFKDLPAATWYEYGYKEGIPRMLDNWDKLGIKVTTHMVGSAVLKNPALAKEIVDRGHEASGHGMTWKDEYDMSYDEEKKFIKDGLDAIKKVTGQTAIGYNANFLRRSENTLKILQELGCIYHIDDLGRDEPFIIKVNQKDFAVVPYTVRNNDLGMIELRNFSPDQYITQIKMEFDQLYEEAATRRRQLSLTFHDRVSGTPQMVKAATELIKYMQKHPGVAFKRKDEIAEMTLKDPTSLHEQSYI; translated from the coding sequence ATGACGGACAGAAGAAATTTTATAAAACAAACCGGCCTGCTATCAATGGCCGGTATTATTGGAGCAAATCAAATCGCAAGTGCTGAAAAGCCAAGTAAACTTTATGCACCTACGCGATCAAAATGGGCAGATGGCTCAAGGTTGGTGGTATCTGCTACCATGCTGTTTGAAGCAGGCGGACAACCAGATAACGCACCAAGTCCATTTCCGCCCAATATGAAGCCCGGTTTTAAGGATTTACCTGCAGCCACCTGGTACGAGTATGGTTATAAGGAAGGTATTCCCCGCATGCTGGACAACTGGGATAAATTAGGCATCAAGGTTACCACACACATGGTAGGTTCCGCTGTTTTAAAAAATCCTGCTTTGGCTAAGGAGATTGTAGACCGCGGGCACGAAGCATCGGGCCACGGCATGACCTGGAAAGATGAGTACGACATGTCTTACGATGAGGAAAAGAAATTCATCAAAGACGGTTTAGATGCGATAAAAAAAGTAACCGGACAAACAGCAATAGGTTATAACGCCAATTTCCTTCGCCGTAGTGAAAACACGCTGAAAATTTTACAAGAGCTGGGATGTATTTATCATATTGACGACTTGGGCCGTGACGAACCTTTTATTATAAAAGTCAATCAGAAAGATTTTGCTGTTGTTCCATATACCGTACGTAATAATGATTTAGGCATGATTGAGTTACGGAATTTTTCGCCTGATCAATATATCACGCAAATCAAGATGGAATTTGATCAGCTTTACGAAGAAGCAGCTACCCGTCGCAGGCAACTATCCTTAACTTTTCATGATCGTGTAAGTGGTACGCCGCAGATGGTAAAAGCTGCAACGGAATTGATCAAGTACATGCAAAAACATCCCGGTGTCGCCTTTAAGCGCAAAGACGAAATAGCCGAAATGACGTTAAAAGATCCAACAAGTTTACACGAACAATCTTATATATAA
- a CDS encoding SusC/RagA family TonB-linked outer membrane protein, protein MKLTYVLMVTAFLQVSLAGNAQRLTLSAKAMPLAQVLEHIQEQTGYHFLVTDQMLAETNNVTAKFKNKPLDNVLKECFANQPLGYEIKENLIVIYRKPVVEKTQAADVKITGVVTDDTNQPLPGVTIKLQGTTTSTQSNVDGKFTINVPDGKGNLLFSFIGFVTQEVQILGGRTVYNVQMHTQLKSLSEVVVIGYGQQRKADVTSAVATVKADNFVTGPVTDAAELLKGKVAGLNITNPSGDPTAQSQIQLRGTNTINGANTGVLVIIDGVPGDLLTVAPEDIAEISVLKDGSSAAIYGVRGSNGVIIITTKSGKGVVNAHVDYSGNVSIGQITRRPKLLTAQDYRDQIKAGLRDPSYDKGTSTDWLDAITKRAPVSTVQNASFSGGNSQTNYTASFNYRFLNGMFLQSNHAQLTGRADINHSMFDGKLKFNLGMIQTNFNSLNFSYYDYRQAMRMNPTAPVKMPDGTYYQEPNNFEYQNPVSDAYTNDAPNSAYNSRYNATISFLPIEGLRLAATGSYTKSGYQNLSYQNHQNISTLRDNQNGVANIYQGQGINRFLNLSAEYARSFGDHRFSVLTGYEYQDNDNFGTTISNHGFPTDIFGYNQIQLGTAQKTGQDYINSGRSQSNLISYFARGTYNYKEKYLLLASLRIDGASQLYGASKPYGKFPSVQAGWRITKEAFMKDQQLFDDLKLRAGYGVTGNQPSAGFLAVGLLGYGNYILYNGQWIQTISPSQNANPALRWEEKHETNLGLDFSMLKNRISGTIDLYNRRITGLLYNYQVPSPPNLYPTTQANVGTMNNKGLEVAINFVPVKKRDFSWTSTVTFSTNTNKLISLSNDLYQATLPYFTAGSTGPPATTFTHIVQVGQNIGDFYAFKVVGITNDGYWLYQEPNGTVVPYSQFKHAFEDKQVVGNGLPKYYAGWNNTLNYKNWDFSVTMRGAFRFQIANLQRADFELPGIMNYNRMASAYDKIYGVAVLNKNVAQEFNSYYIENGDFWKIDNINIGYTFRNLRSKYIHNPRIAFSTLNTFIITKYKGNDPEVDVSGLTPGVDARDVYPSQRIYNLSVSATF, encoded by the coding sequence ATGAAATTGACCTACGTTTTAATGGTGACAGCTTTTCTGCAGGTATCGCTTGCCGGCAATGCCCAGCGGCTAACCCTTTCAGCAAAAGCGATGCCCTTGGCACAGGTGTTGGAACACATCCAGGAGCAAACCGGCTACCATTTTTTGGTTACAGACCAGATGTTGGCTGAAACCAATAACGTTACAGCAAAATTCAAGAATAAGCCGCTGGATAATGTATTGAAAGAGTGCTTTGCCAACCAGCCGTTAGGCTATGAAATAAAAGAAAACCTGATTGTTATTTATCGCAAGCCGGTAGTAGAGAAAACCCAAGCTGCCGATGTAAAGATAACCGGTGTAGTTACGGACGATACCAACCAGCCCCTGCCTGGTGTAACTATTAAATTACAGGGAACAACTACATCGACTCAAAGCAATGTGGATGGAAAATTCACGATCAATGTACCGGATGGTAAGGGTAATTTGCTTTTTTCTTTTATTGGTTTTGTTACGCAGGAAGTACAGATATTAGGCGGGCGTACCGTTTACAACGTACAAATGCACACACAGCTGAAATCGTTGAGTGAAGTAGTGGTGATCGGTTATGGCCAGCAACGAAAGGCAGACGTTACCAGCGCGGTAGCCACAGTGAAAGCAGATAACTTTGTGACCGGGCCTGTTACTGATGCTGCCGAACTTTTAAAAGGCAAAGTAGCAGGGTTAAATATCACCAATCCATCAGGCGATCCAACCGCTCAATCGCAAATCCAATTGCGTGGTACCAATACCATTAATGGTGCAAATACAGGTGTTTTAGTTATTATCGATGGCGTTCCCGGAGACCTTTTAACTGTTGCACCAGAAGATATCGCAGAAATTTCTGTACTTAAAGATGGTTCTTCTGCGGCCATTTATGGTGTAAGAGGCTCTAATGGTGTCATCATCATCACTACCAAATCAGGCAAGGGGGTGGTTAATGCACATGTGGATTACAGCGGTAACGTGAGTATAGGGCAAATAACCAGGCGGCCTAAGTTACTTACAGCGCAGGATTACCGTGATCAGATTAAAGCAGGGCTACGTGACCCGTCTTATGATAAAGGTACATCAACTGATTGGCTTGATGCTATCACAAAACGCGCACCGGTATCTACTGTACAAAACGCAAGTTTTAGCGGTGGTAACAGCCAGACTAATTATACCGCATCTTTCAACTACCGCTTTTTAAACGGCATGTTCCTGCAATCAAATCATGCACAATTAACGGGGCGTGCAGATATCAATCATTCCATGTTCGATGGTAAACTCAAATTTAATTTGGGGATGATACAGACTAACTTTAATAGTTTAAACTTCAGCTATTATGACTATCGTCAGGCCATGCGCATGAACCCTACAGCGCCTGTAAAAATGCCGGATGGTACTTACTATCAGGAACCAAATAACTTCGAATATCAAAATCCTGTATCTGATGCTTATACTAATGATGCTCCCAACAGCGCCTATAACAGCAGGTACAATGCAACTATTTCTTTTCTGCCTATAGAAGGCTTAAGGCTTGCTGCAACCGGATCATACACTAAAAGTGGGTATCAAAACCTTTCTTACCAAAATCATCAAAATATTTCCACTTTGCGCGACAACCAAAACGGTGTTGCAAATATTTATCAGGGGCAAGGCATTAACCGCTTTCTTAATCTTTCAGCAGAGTATGCACGATCTTTCGGCGATCATCGTTTCAGTGTACTTACTGGTTATGAGTACCAGGACAATGATAACTTTGGAACAACAATTTCAAATCATGGATTTCCAACTGATATTTTTGGCTATAACCAGATCCAGTTAGGTACAGCTCAAAAAACAGGACAGGATTATATCAACAGTGGTAGATCTCAGTCAAACCTGATCAGCTATTTTGCGCGCGGTACTTATAACTACAAGGAGAAATACCTGTTATTGGCCAGTTTACGTATAGACGGTGCAAGCCAGCTTTATGGCGCAAGTAAACCTTATGGTAAGTTCCCTTCGGTTCAGGCCGGCTGGCGCATCACCAAAGAAGCCTTTATGAAAGATCAGCAGCTTTTTGATGATCTGAAATTACGTGCAGGTTACGGAGTTACCGGCAATCAGCCTTCTGCCGGCTTCCTTGCGGTAGGTTTATTAGGTTACGGTAATTACATTCTGTATAACGGCCAGTGGATACAAACTATCTCACCAAGTCAGAATGCCAATCCGGCCCTGCGTTGGGAAGAAAAGCATGAAACCAACCTTGGTTTAGATTTTAGTATGCTAAAAAACAGAATCAGTGGTACCATTGATTTATATAACAGGCGAATTACCGGGTTACTTTATAACTATCAGGTACCAAGCCCGCCTAATCTTTATCCAACTACACAAGCCAACGTAGGTACAATGAACAATAAAGGTTTGGAAGTGGCCATCAATTTTGTACCGGTTAAAAAGAGGGATTTCAGTTGGACAAGTACTGTAACATTTTCAACCAATACTAATAAACTGATAAGTCTTTCAAACGACCTTTACCAGGCAACTCTTCCATATTTTACAGCTGGTTCTACCGGCCCGCCTGCAACAACCTTTACACATATTGTACAGGTGGGGCAAAACATAGGCGATTTTTATGCCTTTAAAGTGGTGGGCATCACCAATGATGGTTACTGGCTTTACCAGGAACCAAACGGTACGGTAGTCCCTTACAGCCAGTTTAAGCATGCATTTGAAGACAAGCAAGTAGTAGGCAATGGTTTGCCTAAGTACTATGCAGGCTGGAACAATACACTTAATTACAAAAACTGGGACTTCAGCGTCACTATGCGTGGTGCATTCCGCTTCCAGATAGCTAACCTGCAACGTGCTGATTTTGAACTGCCGGGCATTATGAATTATAACCGGATGGCAAGCGCTTATGACAAAATTTATGGTGTTGCGGTATTGAACAAAAACGTAGCCCAGGAATTTAATAGCTATTATATAGAAAATGGTGATTTCTGGAAGATTGATAACATAAATATTGGCTACACCTTTAGAAACCTGAGATCTAAATATATCCATAACCCACGTATTGCATTTTCTACGCTCAACACCTTCATTATTACAAAATATAAAGGAAACGACCCGGAAGTTGACGTCAGTGGCTTAACGCCTGGTGTAGATGCAAGGGATGTGTATCCATCGCAGCGTATCTATAACCTTAGTGTTTCAGCAACCTTTTAA
- a CDS encoding RNA polymerase sigma factor: MKRQLNDEMLSSSIAKGDRHAFSALYARYLKSIYNYVFLVCGDTEISDEITQSVFVKLWESRERLDTVLCIRSYIFKCAKNMLLDHLRKEQLKARVYQQILPKEEAVADGADSRIIFNQYLHIMREAINLLPNKRRQIVLMRTEEELSLDEIAADMEISKSVVKKQLYQGLNFIRSYIRIQLDLVILIFFILFK; the protein is encoded by the coding sequence ATGAAACGGCAGCTAAATGATGAAATGCTGAGTAGCTCCATTGCTAAAGGCGATAGGCATGCCTTTTCGGCGTTATATGCCAGGTACCTTAAAAGTATTTACAACTATGTTTTCCTGGTATGCGGAGATACAGAAATATCAGACGAAATCACACAGTCGGTATTTGTTAAACTGTGGGAGAGCCGGGAAAGGTTAGACACAGTGCTCTGCATAAGGTCGTATATCTTCAAATGTGCAAAAAACATGCTGTTAGATCATCTAAGAAAAGAGCAGTTGAAAGCGCGTGTTTATCAGCAAATATTACCTAAAGAAGAAGCAGTTGCTGACGGGGCCGACAGCCGCATCATTTTTAACCAGTATCTGCACATCATGCGTGAAGCTATTAACCTATTGCCTAATAAACGGAGGCAGATTGTGCTGATGAGAACGGAAGAGGAGCTATCATTAGATGAAATTGCTGCAGACATGGAAATATCAAAATCAGTTGTTAAAAAGCAACTTTATCAGGGTTTGAATTTCATCCGCAGTTATATCAGGATACAGCTGGATCTGGTCATTTTAATTTTCTTTATTCTTTTCAAATAA
- a CDS encoding carbamoyltransferase family protein codes for MYILGISAYYHDSAACLIKDGTIVAAVQEERFSRIKNDASFPEEAIKYCLSAAGIALTEVDHVVFYEKPFLKFERLLDTIFAFAPYGLRAYLKAMPIWIKDKLFTKGNISKALQQIDQNWKYREGALLFCEHHFSHAASAFFVSPFEKAAILTVDGAGEWVTSSIAVGHGNNISRIKHINFPHSLGLLYSAFTYYLGFKVNCDEYKVMGLAPYGKPVYSSLIYKCLVDVKADGSFRINMNFFNYAAGLTMVNQNFVKLFGNKIRQKDETITKFHMDVAASIQNVTEEILLRIAWDIKAKTGCENLCMAGGVALNCVANGKLLRSGIFKNIWVQPAAGDAGGAVGAAMFVYYQHLQNKRQAGNENQMQQMLLGPEFNVKEIEETLNKLNIRYHKLNPDNYLKTVAGKIAEGMVVGWFSGRMEFGPRALGARSILADPRDPGMQSKLNLKIKFRESFRPFAPAVLQKYCHVYFNLRVASPYMLFTAPVSQGQLDGDEDDSFAVGVNTLNEVRTTIPAVTHVDYSARVQTVDELNGSFYHLLQAFYLVTGCPMLINTSFNVMDEPIVCTPDDAVSCFLKTDMDLLAFENILIYKSENLNIH; via the coding sequence ATGTATATTCTGGGCATATCTGCTTATTATCACGACAGCGCTGCTTGTCTTATAAAAGACGGGACTATTGTGGCTGCTGTGCAGGAAGAACGTTTTTCCCGCATTAAAAATGATGCGTCGTTTCCTGAAGAGGCAATTAAGTATTGCCTTTCTGCAGCAGGTATTGCCTTAACAGAAGTAGATCATGTGGTATTCTATGAAAAGCCCTTCCTGAAGTTTGAACGCTTGCTGGATACCATTTTTGCATTTGCCCCGTACGGCTTAAGGGCTTACCTGAAAGCAATGCCTATATGGATAAAAGATAAATTGTTTACCAAGGGAAATATCAGTAAGGCCCTGCAACAGATAGATCAAAACTGGAAATACAGGGAAGGGGCATTGTTATTTTGCGAACACCATTTCTCGCATGCAGCATCTGCTTTTTTTGTATCACCATTTGAAAAGGCGGCTATCTTAACCGTTGACGGGGCCGGGGAATGGGTGACTTCTTCTATTGCTGTTGGCCACGGAAACAACATCAGCCGGATTAAACATATTAATTTTCCGCATTCGCTTGGCTTACTTTATTCTGCTTTTACTTACTACCTGGGTTTTAAGGTAAATTGCGATGAATATAAAGTGATGGGGCTTGCCCCTTACGGAAAACCTGTTTACAGCTCACTCATCTATAAATGTCTGGTGGACGTGAAAGCTGATGGTTCCTTCCGCATCAACATGAATTTTTTCAATTATGCAGCCGGGCTGACCATGGTTAATCAAAACTTTGTGAAGCTGTTTGGTAACAAGATCAGGCAGAAAGATGAAACCATCACGAAGTTTCACATGGATGTGGCGGCATCAATACAAAACGTCACTGAAGAAATATTGCTAAGAATTGCATGGGATATAAAAGCGAAAACGGGCTGCGAAAACTTATGTATGGCAGGCGGTGTCGCATTAAATTGTGTAGCCAACGGCAAACTGCTCAGAAGCGGGATATTCAAAAATATATGGGTACAACCCGCAGCCGGGGATGCAGGCGGAGCGGTAGGTGCGGCAATGTTCGTCTATTATCAACATCTGCAAAATAAGCGGCAAGCCGGCAATGAAAATCAGATGCAGCAAATGTTGCTGGGGCCGGAATTTAATGTGAAAGAAATAGAGGAAACGCTTAATAAGTTAAACATCAGGTATCATAAGCTTAACCCCGATAATTACCTGAAAACTGTGGCCGGGAAAATTGCCGAAGGGATGGTAGTTGGATGGTTTTCGGGCCGTATGGAGTTTGGGCCGCGCGCATTAGGTGCAAGAAGTATACTGGCTGATCCGCGTGATCCGGGTATGCAATCAAAGCTGAATCTTAAAATTAAGTTCCGCGAGTCGTTCCGGCCTTTTGCTCCGGCAGTTCTACAAAAGTATTGCCATGTATATTTCAATCTGCGGGTTGCCAGTCCGTATATGTTATTCACCGCACCTGTATCACAAGGGCAGTTAGATGGGGATGAAGACGATAGCTTTGCAGTTGGGGTAAATACGCTTAACGAAGTACGAACTACGATTCCGGCGGTTACACATGTCGACTATTCTGCCCGTGTACAAACGGTGGACGAACTTAACGGAAGCTTTTATCATTTGCTGCAAGCTTTCTATCTTGTAACCGGATGCCCTATGCTGATCAATACCTCCTTTAATGTAATGGACGAGCCGATTGTTTGTACGCCTGACGATGCAGTATCATGCTTCCTGAAAACGGATATGGATCTGCTGGCATTTGAAAATATATTGATTTACAAATCTGAGAACCTAAATATTCACTAA
- a CDS encoding RagB/SusD family nutrient uptake outer membrane protein, with protein MKRIEMKKVYLFIATILTIMIGYSCTKLNDENFATIISSKFNPTSSDVASLIGVPYTNWRTLELGRSANAIWRTNELAGDEEVIPARPNGWVDGGIYRRMHEFKWTADDDNSNTIWTNAYAGITNCNRLLYQLQNNLIPITTGKDSVVAELKVLRASFYYALCDFFGNVPIITKFDVPAGYLPTQSNRTDVYNFIVSEITTNLPLLSQKNDGTTYGRFNKWAALALLAKMYQNAQVYTGTAHWADCISTCDQIINSGLFSLEAVQANVFATQNQGSKEIVFAIPFDNLYTSDGSTAWTLHMETLQPENQATYNFQNSPWGGICAEPQFINTFDPDDNRLKSNWIQGQQYTASGAILLGTMDKFSGKPLAYINELPGVDSSQEVHGFRLGKYQIQSGELVGMSNDFPLFRYADVLMMKAEAALRSGDGNTAATLVTQVRQRNFINNPAKATVTAAQLAGPTVYDYGLRNHLATTHESVSDIQYGRFLDELGWEFSQEGRRRQDMIRFGCLTTKSWLSHSPNGAYRTLMPIPTNALHTNSNLKQNPGY; from the coding sequence ATGAAGAGAATTGAAATGAAAAAAGTATATCTTTTTATTGCGACTATCCTTACGATTATGATAGGATATTCCTGCACTAAGCTAAATGACGAGAACTTTGCTACCATTATATCCAGCAAATTTAATCCTACATCAAGCGATGTTGCTTCGCTGATAGGCGTGCCTTATACCAATTGGCGTACCCTTGAACTGGGCCGCAGTGCAAACGCAATTTGGCGGACAAACGAACTGGCCGGCGATGAAGAAGTAATCCCTGCACGACCGAATGGCTGGGTTGATGGTGGTATTTACCGCCGTATGCACGAGTTTAAATGGACGGCTGATGATGACAACAGCAATACCATCTGGACAAATGCTTATGCAGGTATTACAAATTGTAACAGGCTGCTTTACCAATTACAAAACAACCTGATACCAATTACAACCGGCAAAGACAGTGTGGTAGCCGAACTAAAAGTGCTGAGGGCATCGTTTTACTATGCTTTGTGTGATTTTTTCGGTAATGTGCCTATTATCACCAAGTTTGATGTTCCGGCCGGATATCTGCCCACTCAAAGCAACCGCACCGATGTTTATAATTTCATTGTTTCAGAAATTACAACCAACCTGCCATTGTTAAGCCAGAAGAATGATGGAACTACGTACGGCCGTTTTAATAAATGGGCTGCGCTGGCATTGTTGGCGAAAATGTACCAGAATGCACAGGTTTATACGGGTACTGCACATTGGGCAGATTGTATCAGCACCTGCGATCAGATCATCAACTCCGGATTATTTAGCCTGGAGGCGGTGCAGGCTAACGTGTTCGCCACCCAAAATCAGGGATCAAAGGAAATTGTTTTTGCGATACCATTTGATAATCTGTATACCTCAGATGGCTCTACCGCCTGGACACTGCATATGGAAACCTTACAGCCAGAAAATCAGGCTACCTATAATTTTCAGAATTCGCCGTGGGGGGGGATATGTGCCGAACCACAATTTATAAACACGTTTGACCCGGATGATAACCGGCTTAAGAGTAATTGGATACAAGGCCAGCAATATACAGCAAGCGGTGCCATTTTACTTGGTACCATGGATAAATTCAGCGGTAAGCCTTTAGCTTATATTAATGAATTGCCGGGTGTAGATTCCTCTCAGGAAGTACACGGTTTCCGCTTGGGTAAATACCAGATACAAAGTGGCGAACTGGTGGGCATGAGCAATGATTTTCCGCTTTTCAGATATGCAGATGTGCTGATGATGAAAGCCGAGGCTGCATTACGTAGCGGAGACGGCAATACGGCTGCTACTTTAGTTACCCAGGTAAGGCAACGGAATTTTATTAATAATCCGGCTAAAGCAACAGTTACAGCGGCACAACTGGCTGGCCCTACCGTTTATGACTATGGCTTGCGAAACCACCTGGCCACTACTCATGAGTCTGTTTCGGATATTCAATACGGGCGCTTTCTGGACGAACTGGGATGGGAATTTAGCCAGGAAGGGCGCCGTAGGCAGGATATGATCAGGTTTGGATGCCTTACTACAAAATCCTGGTTATCACACTCGCCCAACGGTGCATACAGAACATTAATGCCTATACCAACCAATGCTTTGCATACCAATAGTAATTTAAAGCAAAACCCTGGTTATTAA
- a CDS encoding FecR family protein gives MKRRAIALFLQKFRDSNFTPEEHAEFVKWLESIPSDQLADVLDELAAYTIDVDETDEENDVLMNRLKRGIEQRLDESGTSSRKHPIVSLLFKAAAVLTLIGIGVLFYQRREQAPTKQQLAVKPIRIEPGRNQAYLTLDNGQKIALEHVPDGVLAEDGGITIVKVKDGEVRFRQTIKKIGYARQVKVTVPKGGQYKIVLADGSAVWLNAATELETPVQFPFHERIVKLHGEGYFEVAKDKSRPFKVVSEKMTVQVFGTHFNVSAYADEPIAKATLLEGSVKVSQGMQSKMLKPGQQACVGRHIKLLKVVADEAIEWKNGNFNFNHEDIRSIMRRISRWYNVEIDYRRTITDEGFLGTIPRSAQIEDVLHLLELTRTVHFKIEGRRIIVMK, from the coding sequence ATGAAACGGAGGGCAATCGCACTTTTCTTACAAAAATTCAGGGATAGCAACTTTACCCCGGAGGAGCATGCCGAATTTGTAAAGTGGCTGGAGAGCATTCCTTCGGATCAGCTTGCTGATGTGCTTGATGAACTTGCCGCTTATACCATTGACGTTGATGAGACAGACGAAGAAAACGATGTGCTCATGAACAGGCTGAAACGTGGCATAGAACAACGATTAGATGAATCGGGAACAAGCTCACGCAAACATCCCATCGTTTCTCTTCTTTTTAAAGCTGCCGCCGTCCTTACACTTATCGGTATTGGTGTCTTATTCTATCAACGTCGGGAACAAGCGCCCACAAAACAACAATTAGCAGTAAAACCGATACGCATTGAACCGGGCAGAAACCAGGCGTACCTGACACTGGACAACGGACAGAAAATTGCACTTGAACATGTCCCCGACGGTGTTTTGGCAGAGGATGGCGGTATCACTATTGTAAAGGTGAAAGACGGAGAAGTGCGTTTTCGTCAAACTATTAAAAAAATCGGCTATGCCAGGCAGGTAAAAGTAACAGTGCCTAAAGGCGGGCAGTATAAAATTGTGCTTGCAGATGGCTCTGCAGTGTGGCTAAATGCCGCTACTGAGTTAGAGACACCGGTACAGTTTCCCTTCCACGAACGGATTGTAAAACTTCATGGAGAAGGCTATTTCGAGGTTGCAAAAGATAAAAGCAGGCCCTTTAAGGTGGTATCTGAAAAGATGACGGTGCAGGTATTTGGTACACATTTCAACGTAAGCGCCTATGCTGATGAACCCATTGCAAAAGCAACACTGTTAGAAGGCTCTGTAAAAGTTAGTCAGGGAATGCAAAGTAAAATGCTGAAACCCGGGCAGCAGGCCTGCGTAGGTCGTCACATCAAATTGTTGAAGGTAGTCGCTGATGAAGCAATAGAATGGAAGAACGGAAATTTCAACTTCAATCATGAGGATATACGGAGTATTATGCGAAGAATATCCAGATGGTATAACGTAGAAATTGATTATAGGCGCACGATTACGGATGAGGGTTTTTTAGGCACAATCCCACGGTCGGCCCAAATAGAAGATGTACTTCATTTACTAGAACTAACCAGAACCGTTCATTTTAAGATAGAAGGAAGGAGGATAATTGTTATGAAATGA